A region from the Drosophila mauritiana strain mau12 chromosome 2L, ASM438214v1, whole genome shotgun sequence genome encodes:
- the LOC117135299 gene encoding SWI/SNF-related matrix-associated actin-dependent regulator of chromatin subfamily A containing DEAD/H box 1 homolog, with product MSDSTVAASASASASSSAKSSLSDLRQFRINKNASSAVASLSKTERVPGKKRIQVMADSDSDGNDSQTPKKTKLELTVKEKEERYMAAAKISPHFDTMAIQESLSRTNWDVAASVRYLRENCKPKGHNGPLAKSKLKPRSNGISGTSQGNFSDNDHSDDDDVKQSKDQVYDSDDSDSEMSTKMTGQRKKVFQFMNEASLIELQSVKTLSEKKALAIIDVRPFSDWADLRQKLESIRMSGDLLNYAQELINKQNTVAAILSKCNNMVSRLEKAISNGAGIVEQPKLLSSGLQLADYQIIGLNWLTVMHKQEMNGILADEMGLGKTIQVIAFLAYLKENGLSQAAHLIVVPSSTLDNWEAEISRWCPELVVEKYHGSQDERRRMRGRFAKDGFTGFDVLLTTYHIVGSTPEERKMFRVCKLDYVIFDEAHMLKNMTTQRYANLITINARMRILLTGTPLQNNLLELISLLCFVMPKFFAKSIEDIKSLFAKKGKSDGDQDEVSQFQETQIQRAKRIMKPFVLRRLKKDVLKNLPKKLSLVEKVPMSSQQKIYYHELVDYYSNNKGEVCSSSERAGIAIMMEMRRIANHPLLMRHYFTDANLRGFSKRLANASSFKKTNEQYIFEELAVMSDFQVYQMMNKHEFYDVKIPDNLICDSGKFRYLDTLLPKLKEEGHRVLLFSQFTMMLDIVEEYLRIRKFGFCRLDGATAVNVRQDLITDFNGDDSIFVFLLSTKAGGVGINLTAADTCVIHDIDFNPYNDKQAEDRCHRMGQQRPVTIYRLISESTIEEGILMAAEEKLKLEKDITSNEKGEVHEQRCVVKLLTTALGLDKDQEEQLNNSLNNSIASPAK from the exons ATGTCGGACAGCACAGTGGCCGCATCTGCGTCGGCCTCCGCCTCCTCGTCCGCCAAGTCGAGCCTCAGCGATCTGCGTCAGTTCCGCATCAACAAGAATGCTTCCTCTGCCGTCGCTAGTCTTTCGAAAACTG AGCGTGTGCCTGGGAAGAAGCGCATCCAGGTGATGGCCGACAGTGACAGCGATGGCAACGACTCCCAGACGCCCAAGAAAACCAAACTGGAGCTGACCGTTAAGGAAAAGGAGGAGCGCTACATGGCAGCCGCCAAGATTTCGCCCCACTTCGACACAATG GCCATCCAGGAGTCCCTTTCCCGAACCAATTGGGATGTGGCCGCCTCAGTGCGATACCTAAGGGAGAACTGCAAGCCCAAGGGCCACAATGGACCACTGGCCAAGTCCAAGCTAAAGCCCAGGTCAAACGGAATAAGTGGAACTTCACAAGGCAACTTCTCGGATAACGACCACTCAGACGACGATGATGTGAAGCAGTCCAAGGACCAGGTGTACGACAGCGATGACAGCGATAGCGAGATGTCCACCAAGATGACGGGGCAGCgcaaaaaagttttccagttTATGAACGAGGCTTCGCTAATTGAACTGCAGTCAGTTAAAACGCTGTCCGAGAAGAAGGCATTAGCCATCATTGATGTGCGGCCATTTAGTGATTGGGCTGATTTGCGCCAAAAGCTGGAGAGCATCAGAATGTCGGGTGATCTTTTGAATTACGCTCAAGAGCTGATTAACAAACAGAACACGGTGGCCGCCATTCTAAGCAAGTGCAATAACATGGTGTCGCGCCTGGAGAAGGCGATTTCCAATGGTGCTGGCATTGTGGAGCAGCCTAAGCTTCTTAGCAGCGG TCTACAGCTGGCTGATTATCAGATAATTGGCCTTAATTGGCTCACCGTAATGCACAAACAAGAAATGAATGGCATTTTGGCAGATGAAATGGGTCTGGGCAAGACAATTCAGGTTATTGCATTTCTGGCCTATCTAAAGGAGAATGGTCTTAGCCAGGCTGCACATTTAATTGTGGTGCCCTCGTCCACGCTGGATAATTGGGAGGCGGAGATTAGCCGCTGGTGTCCCGAACTGGTGGTGGAGAAGTACCATGGCTCGCAGGACGAGCGGAGGAGAATGCGAGGCCGCTTTGCCAAGGATGGATTTACCGGCTTTGATGTTCTTCTGACCAC ATATCACATTGTGGGATCCACACCGGAGGAGAGGAAAATGTTCCGGGTTTGCAAGTTGGACTACGTCATTTTTGATGAAGCCCATATGCTGAAGAACATGACCACGCAACGCTATGCTAACCTTATAACCATAAACGCTAGGATGCGAATCCTGCTCACTGGAACTCCGCTGCAGAACAATCTGCTGGAGCTTATCTCTCTGCTCTGCTTCGTGATGCCCAAATTCTTTGCCAAGAGCATCGAGGACATAAAATCGTTGTTTGCTAAG AAGGGAAAAAGCGATGGAGATCAGGATGAGGTGTCACAGTTCCAGGAAACACAAATCCAGAGAGCAAAGCGTATCATGAAGCCATTTGTACTCAGACGCCTTAAAAAAGATGTCCTCAAGAACCTGCCCAAGAAGCTAAGCCTGGTG GAAAAAGTGCCCATGAGCAGTCAACAGAAAATATACTATCATGAGCTGGTCGATTATTATTCCAACAACAAGGGCGAGgtgtgcagcagcagcgaaagGGCCGGCATAGCGATCATGATGGAGATGCGGCGCATTGCAAATCATCCGTTGCTGATGCGTCACTACTTCACCGACGCCAATCTACGTGGATTCTCTAAGCGCCTGGCTAATGCCAGTTCCTTTAAAAAGACCAACGAGCAATACATCTTTGAAGAGCTAGCCGTTATGTCCGACTTTCAGGTCTACCAGATGATGAACAAGCAT GAGTTTTACGATGTGAAAATACCTGATAATTTGATATGCGATTCTGGAAAATTCCGCTACCTGGATACGTTGCTTCCAAAACTAAAGGAAGAAGGACACCGTGTGCTGCTTTTCAGCCAGTTCACCATGATGCTAGACATTGTGGAGGAGTATCTGCGAATACGAAAGTTTGGTTTCTGTCGCCTGGACGGTGCGACCGCCGTAAATGTCCGCCAGGACTTGATCACCGACTTCAATGGGGACGATAGCATCTTTGTGTTTCTACTATCCACCAAAGCCGGTGGCGTTGGCATCAACCTGACGGCTGCCGACACCTGTGTCATTCACGATATCGACTTCAACCCGTACAACGATAAACAGGCCGAGGATCGGTGTCATCGCATGGGACAGCAGCGTCCGGTGACCATTTACCGTCTCATTTCCGAGAGTACCATCGAGGAGGGCATCCTGATGGCCGCCGAAGAGAAGCTAAAACTAGAAAAGGACATTACTTCCAACGAGAAGGGCGAGGTGCACGAGCAGCGATGTGTGGTCAAGCTGTTGACCACAGCCCTTGGCTTGGACAAGGATCAGGAGGAGCAGCTAAACAATTCACTAAACAACTCCATAGCCTCGCCCGCCAAATAG